A stretch of [Clostridium] innocuum DNA encodes these proteins:
- a CDS encoding CHAP domain-containing protein produces MGKKLKKDFKERQRARIEKERLQSNSSIEPEESKLKHNDDYRGKIVHDKDRFQDKVHEKTSKMSSDSEPIGGNSKKNERYRSSETGSVSQEEIGKAYYGTEVKDGTTYDPLGKDLDNDGIIDRYDNDFRDSDYFESTYDVEDNFHHKAEDTKDLSKSQKVQKKNYKRKNYSDKLYTRKKDNEAKEEKVDNKKSGKEAILDREKKNRLSKEQETIFKNKASKVSALSGLAKGSETVRDYLSHGSDENQGVEAGEKTADTSSKLIHGIKNYSDKKRTKKGYDLTNKDYKIRKRKSKLEFRDAKEELKKTKEYQKANNFKRFQKRKQMKDSIKRQNKSRLRNRIKEGLIGSLKSSKEVILRKAKGLMIIFIGLIILGTFFINFAGTGMTGFMNSTSTVLTTSYLSKPNVLSEINENFSGMEKELQNEVDNVKENYPGYDEYILNNTEYIGHNVHELLSYITSRCGEVKNVSEVSFVLDELFKSMYDLEYKEEIEIRYRTVTETYTDEDGNEYTESHEEPYEYKKLIVTLHKREMDSIIREVFANYPDNLKHYEALFLAQGNMGEAFGNRDLIASNGGIGGGKEYEASTEVQKKIVKAAYITPSPGAGWCAMWVSQVYQNAGLGYIGGNACDMYRNYTFTSDKSKLKVGMLVAVESSSSGSTAGLTYGHVGIYIGDGKVIDNIGRIRVTTLDDWIATFCKHHPVGYGFPPNVNR; encoded by the coding sequence ATGGGAAAGAAACTGAAAAAGGACTTTAAGGAAAGGCAAAGGGCAAGGATTGAAAAGGAAAGGCTGCAAAGTAATAGCAGCATAGAGCCTGAAGAAAGTAAACTAAAGCATAATGATGATTACAGAGGAAAAATTGTCCATGATAAAGACCGATTTCAAGATAAGGTACATGAGAAAACAAGCAAAATGTCCTCTGACAGTGAACCAATTGGAGGAAATTCTAAAAAAAATGAAAGGTATAGAAGTTCTGAAACAGGAAGTGTAAGTCAGGAAGAAATCGGAAAAGCTTATTATGGTACTGAAGTTAAGGATGGAACAACCTATGATCCTTTAGGAAAAGACCTTGATAATGACGGAATCATAGACAGATATGACAATGACTTTAGGGATAGCGACTATTTTGAGTCAACCTATGATGTCGAGGATAATTTTCATCATAAAGCAGAAGATACAAAAGATTTATCAAAAAGCCAAAAGGTTCAAAAGAAAAATTACAAGAGAAAAAATTATTCCGATAAGCTCTATACCAGAAAAAAGGACAATGAAGCCAAAGAGGAAAAGGTAGACAATAAAAAAAGCGGAAAAGAAGCTATCCTTGATAGAGAAAAGAAAAATAGGCTTTCTAAAGAACAGGAAACAATTTTTAAGAATAAGGCTTCTAAAGTATCTGCTTTATCAGGCTTGGCAAAAGGAAGTGAAACCGTAAGAGATTACTTATCTCATGGAAGCGATGAAAATCAAGGTGTAGAGGCAGGAGAAAAGACAGCCGATACAAGCTCAAAGCTCATTCATGGCATTAAGAACTACTCGGATAAGAAAAGAACAAAGAAAGGATATGACCTTACAAATAAGGACTATAAAATCAGAAAGCGAAAATCTAAATTAGAGTTTCGAGATGCCAAAGAGGAACTGAAAAAGACAAAGGAGTATCAAAAAGCAAATAACTTTAAGCGATTTCAAAAGCGAAAGCAGATGAAAGATTCCATTAAAAGGCAGAATAAGTCAAGGCTTAGAAATCGCATTAAGGAAGGGCTTATCGGCAGTCTTAAAAGTTCAAAGGAAGTTATATTAAGAAAAGCGAAGGGACTTATGATTATTTTCATAGGTCTTATTATTTTGGGAACTTTCTTTATTAACTTTGCAGGGACAGGAATGACAGGCTTTATGAACTCTACAAGTACAGTTCTTACAACAAGTTATTTATCAAAGCCTAATGTACTGAGTGAAATCAATGAGAATTTTTCGGGGATGGAAAAGGAGCTGCAAAACGAGGTTGATAATGTCAAAGAAAATTATCCCGGATATGACGAGTACATCCTAAATAACACAGAGTACATCGGTCATAATGTCCATGAGCTTTTATCCTACATTACATCAAGGTGTGGAGAAGTAAAAAATGTATCAGAAGTAAGCTTTGTATTAGATGAGCTTTTTAAGTCCATGTATGACCTTGAGTATAAGGAAGAAATTGAAATCAGATATAGGACAGTTACAGAAACATATACCGATGAAGATGGAAACGAATATACAGAAAGCCATGAAGAACCTTACGAGTACAAAAAACTCATTGTAACACTTCATAAAAGGGAAATGGACAGTATCATAAGGGAAGTCTTTGCAAACTATCCTGATAACTTGAAACACTATGAAGCCTTATTCCTTGCTCAAGGTAATATGGGAGAAGCTTTTGGCAATAGAGACCTTATTGCTTCAAATGGAGGTATCGGAGGTGGAAAAGAGTATGAGGCTTCTACGGAAGTTCAAAAGAAGATTGTAAAAGCTGCATACATTACGCCATCTCCGGGTGCAGGCTGGTGTGCTATGTGGGTATCGCAAGTCTATCAAAATGCAGGACTTGGATATATCGGAGGAAATGCCTGTGATATGTACCGAAATTATACCTTTACATCAGATAAATCAAAACTCAAAGTAGGAATGCTTGTTGCAGTTGAAAGCAGTAGTAGCGGAAGTACAGCCGGACTTACCTATGGTCATGTAGGAATTTATATAGGTGATGGCAAGGTGATAGATAATATCGGACGAATCAGGGTAACCACCTTGGATGATTGGATAGCAACTTTCTGTAAGCACCATCCCGTAGGTTATGGCTTTCCGCCAAATGTAAACAGATAA
- a CDS encoding conjugal transfer protein: MKKELTAVKNRIKKLKDKKALIDEELEPLFIREEELENEEIIAICRKNNITISDLMAKVNREKAETKKENGNEKNEE; encoded by the coding sequence TTGAAAAAAGAACTGACAGCAGTAAAAAACAGAATAAAGAAATTAAAAGATAAAAAGGCTCTGATTGATGAAGAATTGGAGCCTTTGTTCATTCGTGAAGAAGAACTTGAAAACGAAGAAATTATTGCCATTTGCAGAAAGAACAACATTACAATCAGTGATTTAATGGCAAAAGTAAACAGAGAAAAAGCAGAAACAAAAAAGGAGAACGGAAATGAAAAAAATGAAGAATAA
- a CDS encoding DUF4366 domain-containing protein gives MKKMKNKKALGVALGAMLLIVGVVISLFAGSKIVFAQGSLLPTLVNPIEVVAQTEVEVNVKYIFEDEKVFKEEKIKAEKGQLLDSGDLPMLPDDMKFIDDFLFYEVKADGKDEIIRKVEKIDVKDKETQTENESSKSEQGSQSNSSKTENKGTQTELSKDDISKMEKESKELKEKLDKLNQEIKDKEKLSDKQKDKIKDLEEKIDKLKEKLEKGKDDKDLSADMKKEIEKLTDKIKELEKKANEVSKAPVTHNPTVTPTSPISGIKQGTGNVSPQTSINSSGKGSATQESKGTNTKDTNSNESKEKERQVRYPNKLTPKQPDNNGSQDSSLDGSSKNVNTNKGVASAPSKARGAVTENKDNVNNDYPIHHNDSKDNKETDKYSADARQFVTFTTKNGKTFHLIINHDEDSENVMLLTEVSEDDLLNMVEKKAPEKEIVKEEPQKEEPKPVKKEESSNTGTYLILILVVLGALGAGYYFKVIKKKEDKELEGFEEEDDDFFSSAEETENEVDESETEDNEVE, from the coding sequence ATGAAAAAAATGAAGAATAAAAAGGCTTTGGGAGTAGCTCTTGGAGCAATGCTTTTGATTGTGGGAGTAGTAATCTCTTTATTTGCAGGTAGTAAGATTGTATTTGCACAGGGAAGTTTGCTTCCGACACTTGTAAATCCGATAGAAGTTGTTGCTCAAACGGAAGTAGAAGTTAATGTTAAGTATATTTTTGAAGATGAAAAAGTCTTTAAGGAAGAAAAGATAAAGGCAGAGAAAGGACAGCTTCTTGACAGTGGAGATCTTCCAATGCTGCCTGATGATATGAAATTTATAGATGATTTTCTATTTTATGAAGTTAAGGCTGATGGGAAAGATGAAATTATCCGTAAAGTAGAAAAAATTGATGTTAAGGATAAGGAAACGCAAACAGAAAATGAAAGCTCAAAATCTGAGCAAGGCTCTCAATCAAATTCTTCAAAGACAGAAAATAAGGGGACTCAAACAGAGCTTAGTAAAGATGATATTTCTAAAATGGAAAAGGAGTCTAAAGAACTTAAAGAAAAACTTGATAAGCTAAATCAGGAGATTAAGGATAAGGAAAAACTAAGTGATAAGCAAAAGGACAAAATCAAAGACCTTGAGGAAAAGATAGATAAGCTGAAGGAAAAACTTGAAAAGGGCAAAGACGATAAGGACTTATCAGCAGATATGAAAAAGGAGATAGAGAAGCTAACTGATAAGATTAAGGAACTTGAGAAAAAGGCTAATGAGGTCAGTAAAGCTCCTGTTACACATAATCCTACTGTAACACCGACTAGCCCTATCTCCGGAATTAAACAAGGAACAGGAAATGTATCACCACAAACATCTATAAATAGCAGTGGTAAAGGTTCTGCCACGCAGGAAAGTAAAGGGACAAATACAAAAGATACAAATAGCAATGAATCAAAGGAGAAAGAAAGGCAAGTTCGTTATCCAAACAAGCTGACACCGAAGCAGCCTGACAATAACGGTAGTCAGGATTCTTCTCTGGATGGTTCAAGCAAGAATGTAAATACCAATAAAGGAGTTGCTTCAGCCCCATCAAAGGCAAGAGGAGCAGTTACGGAAAATAAGGATAATGTAAACAATGATTATCCAATTCATCATAATGACAGCAAAGACAATAAAGAAACGGATAAATATTCAGCGGACGCAAGACAGTTTGTTACCTTTACTACTAAAAACGGTAAGACTTTTCATCTAATCATTAACCATGACGAGGATAGCGAGAATGTCATGCTTCTAACTGAAGTATCTGAGGATGATCTTTTAAATATGGTAGAAAAGAAAGCTCCGGAGAAAGAGATCGTTAAAGAAGAACCACAAAAAGAAGAACCTAAACCAGTTAAAAAAGAAGAAAGCAGCAATACAGGAACTTACTTGATTCTCATTCTTGTAGTATTGGGAGCATTAGGTGCGGGATATTATTTTAAGGTCATTAAGAAAAAAGAAGATAAGGAGCTTGAAGGCTTTGAGGAGGAAGATGATGATTTCTTTTCATCAGCAGAAGAAACCGAAAATGAAGTTGATGAATCAGAAACAGAAGATAATGAGGTAGAGTAA